In Streptococcus porcinus, the genomic window GTGAAATAGAGGAGTGATAATTATGGCAGATATAAAAGAAAATTATGGGGCTGATTTAGTTGTTGACAGCCTCATTAATCATGACGTCCAGTATGTATTTGGTATTCCTGGTGCAAAGATTGACCGTATTTTCGATACTCTAGAAGATAAAGGCCCCCAATTAATAGTGTCACGGCATGAGCAGAATGCCACCTTTATGGCCCAAGCTATTGGTAGGATTACTGGAAAACCAGGGGTGGTCATTGCAACGAGTGGACCAGGTATTTCCAACCTAGCAACTGGTTTAGTCACTGCGACCTCAGAAGGTGATCCTGTGCTAGCAATTGGTGGTCAAGTTAAACGTAGTGATCTCCTGAAGAGATCTCATCAATCCATGAACAATGTGGCGCTGCTAGAACCCATCACAAAATACTCTGCAGAAGTTCATGATGCTAATACTTTATCAGAAACCATTGCTAATGCCTATCGTAAGGCCAAATCAGGAAAACCAGGCGCTAGCTTTATTTCTATTCCTCAAGATGTGACAGATAGCCCTGTTAAAGTTAAAGCCATCAAGCCTTTAACAGCTCCAAAACTAGGTTCTGCTTCAGTGGAAGACATTAATTACCTAGCGCAAGCCATCCGTAATGCTGTTTTACCAGTTCTACTTTTAGGAAATGGAGCCTCAGACGAGAAAGTAACAGCTTCTATCCGTCGTCTCTTAGATTCTGTTAAATTACCAGTTGTGGAAACTTTTCAAGGGGCAGGAATCGTCTCACGAGAGCTTGAAGAAGAAACCTTCTTTGGTCGTGTGGGCCTATTCCGAAATCAACCTGGCGACATGCTTTTGAAGAAGTCGGATTTGGTTATTGCTGTGGGTTATGACCCGATTGAATATGAAGCCCGTAACTGGAATGCTGAAATTTCGGCGCGTGTGATTGTCATCGATGTCCTTCAAGCAGAGATTGATACTTATTTCCAACCAGAACGTGAGTTGATTGGTGATATTGCCGAGACTATGGATCTTCTATTACCAGCTGTCAATGGTTATGCTCTGCCCCAAGGTTCTGTTGAATACTTGCAAAATCTTAAGAAAAATTTAGATGGTGATCTTAAGTTTGATCGTCGGTCTAAAGAGGGCTTAATCCACCCACTTGATGTTATGGATATCTTACAAGAACAAATCAACGATGAGATGACTGTCACTGTTGACGTCGGTAGTCATTATATTTGGATGGCTCGCTACTTCAAGTCTTATGAAGCTCGCCATTTACTTTTTTCAAATGGGATGCAAACCTTAGGTGTAGCCCTTCCATGGGCTATCGCAGCAGCATTGGTACGCCCTAATAAAACGGTTATTTCAGTATCAGGAGATGGTGGTTTTCTCTTCTCAGCCCAAGAGTTAGAAGTAGCAGTGCGTTTGAAATTACCAATTGTACACATTATTTGGAATGATGGTCGTTACAATATGGTAGAATTCCAAGAAGAGATGAAATACGGTCGCTCAGCAGGTGTTCAACTAGGTAATGTCGATTTTGTCAAATATGCAGAAGCTTTTGGTGCCAAGGGCTACCGAGTTGATAGCAAGCAAGAATTCAATGAAAGATTAGCGCAAGCCATCAAAGAATCAGAACATGGCCCAGTGCTTATAGATATCCCAATTGATTATAAGGATAATGGTCGCTTAGGCGAAACTATCTTACCAGATGAGTTTTACTAAGAAGGTGATTTTATGACACAAACAATACTTTTTCAACACAATAGTTTAGCAGCGCTGATGGCGGGCCTCTATCAAGGTACTATGCCCTTGAAACAGTTACTCGAACATGGGGATCTTGGGATTGGAACATTAGATCAGATTGATGGAGAATTGATTATTCTAGATGGCAAAGCCTATCAAGCCATAGGAACTGGTGCTAAGGCAGAGGTTGTGGCGCTAGAGGGACAAGAAACAGTGCCCTATGCAGCAGTAGTCAAACACCAGCCAGTGCAAAACTTTTCTATTGACCAAGTCTTATCCGCTACTGCTTTGAAAGAAAAATTGGAAGCTCAATTTATCAGTCGCAATTTATTTCACTCACTCAAAATTAAAGGGCACTTTAAAGACATGCATGTTCGAATGATTCCCAAATCACCTTTGGGTAAATCTTTTGCTGAAATTGCTCAATCACAGCCAGAGTTTACAAAAGAAGATGTTTACGGAACCTTACTCGGTTTTTGGACGCCGGAACTCTTTCATGGCCTTAGTGTTGCTGGCTATCATTTGCATTTCTTATCTGACGATAAACAGTTCGGTGGTCACGTCTTAGATTTTCAAATAGTCAATGGTCAAGCTGAAATTGGCCAAATTGCTGGCTTATTACAGGATTTTCCTGCTAATAACCAAGCTTTTAGAGACGCTAACTTTGATATTGAACAATTAAGAAAAGATATCGATCAATCAGAATAAAAAAGACTGAGTCTAATGTGATCCTTATAAGGTAGCTAGTCAAGCTAGTAACTTGTAAGGAGCATTAGGCTCAGTTTTTATGTGATTTTCATGGCTTCAATCTTGTCCTTTTCAGGGGTAACTCGCAAAGTCCTCTGACCTGTATAAGTCACAAAACCAGGTTTGGCGCCACTTGGTTTATGTAATTTTTTGGCTTCAATCATATCTACTTGAACGAGATTAGATAGTCGCCCTTTGGAGAAGTAGGCTGCTAACTCAGCAGCATCTGTTTTGACTTGATCACTTGGGTCAAGATTATCTTTAATAATAACATGACTTCCTGGAATATCCTTGGCGTGGAACCACAGTTCTCCTTTTTTAGCCATTTTGAAGGACAATTCCTCATTTTGCAAATTATTGCGACCAACTAATATAATGGTTTGCCCGTCACTAGCTAGGTATTGTTCTGGTTTCTTGCGCTTGTGCCGCTTATCAGTGGAGCGACGCTTCATGAAACCTGCTTCAATTAATTCTTCTCGAATGTCTTCAATCTCATCACGATTAGCCTGTGAAAGATTGTAGTCAACGCTTTCAAAGTAGGCAATGCTCTGCTTTGTTTCAGAAATGAGACCTGATAAATGCTTAACGGCTTCTTTTAGTTTTTGGTATTTCTTGAAATAACGTTGTGCATTTTGGTTAGGGGTCAGACTCAAATCCAATGCGATATCAATATCTTGTCCTGTATAGTAGTTTTCAAGTCTAACAGAACTTTTGTTGTTGGGAACTTGACTTAAATAAGTTGTTAAGAGTTCCCCTTTTTGGCGAAAATCTTCTGCATTCTCTGTGGCAGCAAGTTCGGCTTCTTGTTTAGCTAGTTTTTTGATGTTCTTGTCTAATTCGTTTTGGACACGATGAATCAAATCGCTAGCCTGCTGGCTAACGCGGTCGCGTTCGGCCTTATCTAGGTAATAATGGTCTAGCAGGCTAGATAAATCTTCAAAGTAAGTATGACTATCTGAAAAACTTATAGCTGCGAACGATTTTGCTGTTAAGCTAGGACGCGTTTTCTCTGTGAAGAATTGTCGGAAAGCCTTAAGTTTTTGGTCACTATCAACTTGCCTTGCCAATTCTTGGGCACTGTCGCGACCAAGTCCTTGAAAGAGTTCTTGCAGGTTTTTGGCATCGAGCCTCTGTGTTTGTAAAATTTCAAAGAGTTTTTCATCAGAAATCTTATAGGGATTGTAGCCTCGGCTTTTAGGAGGTTCTCGGTAAGCAGAACCCGGTAAAATGGTCCGGTAAGAATTTTGCGAGAAGCCAACGTGTTTGATAGACTCGATAATTTTATCTTGATTGCGATCAATTAAAATAATATTACTGTGTTTGCCCATGATTTCGATAACCAGAGTTGTCTTGACAGCATCTCCAATTTCGTTTTTATTAGAGACACCTATTTCAATAATCCGGTCGTTTTCAATTTGTTTAAAGGACTCAATCACCGCCCCTTGCAAGTATTTTCGCATCATCATAGTAAAAGTGTTTGGAACAGCTGGATTTAGAAACTCACTATGGGTGATTTGAATGCGCCCAAAAACAGGATGAGCTGATAGTAGTAATTTAAAATTTTGTCGATGATTACGTATAGATAATACTAATTCTCTTTCGTAAGGCTGATTCACTTTTTGGATTCTACCAAAAAGCAGTTTTTCAGAAAGTTCTTTACTTAAGTGATGTAAGAAAAAGCCGTCAAATGACATGTTTTCTCCCCTTCCGTCTTCTAATCTCTCCATTATACCATATCAGAAAGTCCGCAGAAAAAGAATTGACTATTTTACCTTGCAATTTTTTGAATTTAAGCTATAATGATAAAAAAGCGAGAAAGGAAAATCCATGATGAACAACCATATCCTTATGACAAAATGGCAAAGCTGGCATAGATAAAGTTGTGTTTATGGATTTGGCATAGATACGACTTTTAGAGCACTTCTAAAAAGCTATCTATGCGCTGATAACAAAATTACTGAGGCGCTAGTAAGATAATTTACTGAGTGCTTTTTCTTTTGGCAAAATGGTGTAAAAGAAGTAGGAGACAGAAGATGAAAAGTAAACGGTTAATAGTAAGTTTGATCATCATCGTGATCATGGTTTTGGGATCGCTGGTTTTGGACAAGGGCAACCACCAAAGGACGTTTGAAGACAAAAGTTTAATCAAGGTGGGCATCTTGCAGCTGGTAACGCACGAAGCTTTGAACCAAATTGAACAAGGAATCGAAGACGAGTTGCACAGACAACCAGTATCTGGTAAAAAAATTAAGGTCACACTTATGAACGCCGAAGGGGATCAGAGTAAAATCCAAACGATGAGCCATCAGTTATTAACTAAGGGCAGTGATATCCTAGTCGGTATTGCAACGCCAGCTGCTCAAGGACTAGCAGCTGCTACAAAAGAGGTACCAGTGATTATGTCTGCAGTTACAGACCCTGTAGGTGCCAAATTAGTCAAGAATTTGGATAAGCCAGAGGCTAATGTTACAGGTTTATCTAACCGCGTCCCC contains:
- the alsS gene encoding acetolactate synthase AlsS; its protein translation is MADIKENYGADLVVDSLINHDVQYVFGIPGAKIDRIFDTLEDKGPQLIVSRHEQNATFMAQAIGRITGKPGVVIATSGPGISNLATGLVTATSEGDPVLAIGGQVKRSDLLKRSHQSMNNVALLEPITKYSAEVHDANTLSETIANAYRKAKSGKPGASFISIPQDVTDSPVKVKAIKPLTAPKLGSASVEDINYLAQAIRNAVLPVLLLGNGASDEKVTASIRRLLDSVKLPVVETFQGAGIVSRELEEETFFGRVGLFRNQPGDMLLKKSDLVIAVGYDPIEYEARNWNAEISARVIVIDVLQAEIDTYFQPERELIGDIAETMDLLLPAVNGYALPQGSVEYLQNLKKNLDGDLKFDRRSKEGLIHPLDVMDILQEQINDEMTVTVDVGSHYIWMARYFKSYEARHLLFSNGMQTLGVALPWAIAAALVRPNKTVISVSGDGGFLFSAQELEVAVRLKLPIVHIIWNDGRYNMVEFQEEMKYGRSAGVQLGNVDFVKYAEAFGAKGYRVDSKQEFNERLAQAIKESEHGPVLIDIPIDYKDNGRLGETILPDEFY
- the budA gene encoding acetolactate decarboxylase, with protein sequence MTQTILFQHNSLAALMAGLYQGTMPLKQLLEHGDLGIGTLDQIDGELIILDGKAYQAIGTGAKAEVVALEGQETVPYAAVVKHQPVQNFSIDQVLSATALKEKLEAQFISRNLFHSLKIKGHFKDMHVRMIPKSPLGKSFAEIAQSQPEFTKEDVYGTLLGFWTPELFHGLSVAGYHLHFLSDDKQFGGHVLDFQIVNGQAEIGQIAGLLQDFPANNQAFRDANFDIEQLRKDIDQSE
- a CDS encoding NFACT RNA binding domain-containing protein, translated to MSFDGFFLHHLSKELSEKLLFGRIQKVNQPYERELVLSIRNHRQNFKLLLSAHPVFGRIQITHSEFLNPAVPNTFTMMMRKYLQGAVIESFKQIENDRIIEIGVSNKNEIGDAVKTTLVIEIMGKHSNIILIDRNQDKIIESIKHVGFSQNSYRTILPGSAYREPPKSRGYNPYKISDEKLFEILQTQRLDAKNLQELFQGLGRDSAQELARQVDSDQKLKAFRQFFTEKTRPSLTAKSFAAISFSDSHTYFEDLSSLLDHYYLDKAERDRVSQQASDLIHRVQNELDKNIKKLAKQEAELAATENAEDFRQKGELLTTYLSQVPNNKSSVRLENYYTGQDIDIALDLSLTPNQNAQRYFKKYQKLKEAVKHLSGLISETKQSIAYFESVDYNLSQANRDEIEDIREELIEAGFMKRRSTDKRHKRKKPEQYLASDGQTIILVGRNNLQNEELSFKMAKKGELWFHAKDIPGSHVIIKDNLDPSDQVKTDAAELAAYFSKGRLSNLVQVDMIEAKKLHKPSGAKPGFVTYTGQRTLRVTPEKDKIEAMKIT